The following are encoded together in the Lagopus muta isolate bLagMut1 chromosome Z, bLagMut1 primary, whole genome shotgun sequence genome:
- the IL6ST gene encoding interleukin-6 receptor subunit beta, with amino-acid sequence MFSGWNWAVHCLYLFLNICSFEVSGGLVQSCGHIIPESPVLAMGSNFTALCILNESCLDFGNIYASQIIWKMKNKVVPKEQYREINITVSSVTFNDTSSLASPLTCNVLADGQIEQNIYGISVTVGLPPEKPENLSCIVYQLSNLRYPMNCTWNPGNHTFLDTHFRLKYRWSRESFPDCIPKSVNNSCTISDVQFFVNLEVWVEASNALGKAESDHLVFDPIEIVKPLPPHNLSVNSGILPTVLKLSWENRISAAVMKLKFNIRYRISSDTNWMQVPPEDTASPRTSFSIQGLRPYTEYVFSIRCMKEDGEGFWSDWSEEKVGVTTEDKPSKGPTVWRTIDASPSPAFWTVQLMWKALEPFEANGVILQYEVTVRAKPPLSHPPWRYNVTTTSLTLKLPNGTYEVTLIAHNRVGASPPSVLLIPSSNSKAPVRNIRTLPKDGKLWVGWTAPNNVLKYVIEWTLMSNSSGGITEWQVEPGNIQGTYLKGDIKPFKCYLITVYPLYADGQGSGQSVKAYLQQDRPSKGPTVQTKKVGKAEAVLTWNHLTVDEQNGFIRSYTILYKTVDGNETAVSVDPSKTEYTLSSLTSDTLYTVRMMAYTDEGGRSGPDFTFTTQKFGRGEIEAIVVPVCLAFLLIVLLGVLFCFNKRDLIKKHIWPNVPDPSKSNIAQWSPQVPAKHNFSSKDQMYPEGSFTDVSVVEIEADDKKSFSEQDLKPFDLLKKEKSTSEGHSSGIGGSSCMSSPRQSVSDSDEGETTQNTSSTVQYSTVVLNGYRDQTPVQVFSRSESTQPLLDSEERLEDHAGGSDGMPQRQQYFKQNCGQEETKTDRPFLERAKQIISANEEDLAGFAQLQISGQRSLGFDLEEDTQEAALPDVLQTSTEGQTVRPETVEGNIPSVDEMPKSYLPQTVRQGGYMPQ; translated from the exons ATGTTTTCTGGGTGGAACTGGGCAGTCCATTGCTTGTATCTGTTTTTGAATATTTGTTCCTTTGAAG tttcagGTGGACTTGTACAATCATGTGGTCACATCATTCCAGAGTCTCCAGTGTTGGCCATGGGTTCCAATTTCACAGCATTGTGCATTTTGAATGAGAGTTGCCTTGACTTTGGCAATATATATGCTAGTCAGATtatatggaaaatgaaaaataaggtgGTACCTAAAGAACAATACCGTGAAATAAACATAACTGTTTCTAGTGTCACATTTAATGACACTTCTTCTCTGGCTTCTCCACTGACATGCAACGTTTTAGCAGATGGACAGATTGAGCAGAATATTTATGGAATTTCAGTTACAGTAGGCT TGCCCCCAGAGAAGCCTGAAAACTTAAGTTGTATTGTATATCAGCTGTCGAATCTCAGATATCCTATGAACTGTACCTGGAACCCTGGAAATCATACATTCCTGGACACTCATTTTAGGTTGAAATACAGGTG GTCACGAGAAAGCTTTCCTGACTGCATACCGAAATCTGTAAATAATTCTTGTACCATTTCTGATGTTCAGTTCTTTGTTAACCTGGAGGTCTGGGTAGAAGCATCAAATGCTCTTGGGAAGGCTGAATCTGATCATCTTGTTTTTGACCCCATTGAGATTG tcAAACCACTGCCTCCACACAACCTATCAGTCAACTCAGGAATACTGCCTACTGTTCTGAAGCTTTCCTGGGAGAACCGGATTTCAGCAGCTGTGATGAAACTGAAATTCAATATTCGCTACAGGATCAGTAGTGATACGAACTGGATGCAG GTTCCTCCTGAAGATACGGCTTCACCAAGGACTTCATTCAGCATTCAAGGCCTCAGACCTTACACAGAGTATGTCTTTTCTATTCGATGCATGAAGGAAGATGGAGAAGGGTTCTGGAGTGACTGGAGTGAAGAAAAAGTTGGGGTTACAACTGAAGATA aaccaTCTAAAGGGCCAACCGTATGGAGGACCATTGATGCATCTCCCTCACCAGCTTTTTGGACTGTACAACTGATGTGGAAG GCACTAGAGCCATTTGAAGCCAATGGAGTGATCTTGCAGTATGAAGTGACTGTCAGAGCTAAACCACCCCTCTCCCATCCACCATGGAGGTACAACGTTACTACCACAAGCCTTACATTAAAGCTGCCAAATGGAACTTATGAAGTGACTCTGATTGCACATAACAGAGTTGGGGCATCCCCTCCATCAGTTCTGCTTATTCCATCGAGTAATTCAAAAG ctcCTGTGAGGAATATTAGAACACTACCTAAAGATGGCAAATTGTGGGTAGGATGGACTGCTCCTAATAATGTTCTTAAATACGTAATTGAATGGACTCTGATGTCTAACAGCTCAGGTGGCATCACAGAGTGGCAGGTAGAACCAGGAAACATTCAAGGAACATACTTAAAAG GTGACATTAAGCCATTCAAGTGTTACTTGATAACTGTGTACCCTCTGTATGCTGATGGCCAGGGAAGTGGACAGTCTGTGAAGGCTTACCTTCAGCAGGATC GTCCTTCAAAAGGACCAACTGTTCAGacaaaaaaagtaggaaaagcTGAAGCTGTTTTGACATGGAACCATCTCACAGTAGATGAGCAAAATGGATTCATCAGAAGTTACACAATACTGTACAAAACTGTCGATGGAAATGAAACAG ctgTGTCAGTGGATCCATCCAAGACAGAGTATACCCTCTCTTCTCTAACCAGTGACACACTGTATACTGTGCGGATGATGGCATACACAGATGAAGGAGGCAGAAGTGGTCCTGATTTTACTTTTACTACACAGAAATTTG ggagaggagaaatTGAAGCCATAGTTGTACCTGTGTGTCTAGCATTCCTGTTGATTGTACTCCttggagttttgttttgcttcaacAAACGTGACTT AATTAAAAAGCATATCTGGCCTAACGTCCCTGATCCATCCAAGAGTAACATTGCTCAGTGGTCCCCACAAGTTCCAGCTAAG cacAACTTTAGTTCTAAAGATCAGATGTACCCAGAAGGCAGTTTCACAGATGTGAGCGTCGTAGAAATAGAAGCTGATGACAAGAAGTCTTTTTCAGAACAAGATCTAAAACCTTTTGATTTgctcaaaaaggaaaaaagtacttCAGAAGGGCACAGCAGTGGTATTGGAGGATCCTCGTGCATGTCTTCTCCTAGGCAAAGCGTCTCTGATAGTGATGAAGGTGAAACTACACAAAACACTTCAAGCACTGTGCAGTATTCAACTGTAGTACTTAATGGCTACAGAGATCAAACACCTGTACAAGTCTTTTCAAGGTCTGAATCTACTCAGCCTCTGCTAGATTCAGAAGAGAGATTAGAGGATCATGCTGGAGGGAGTGACGGTATGCCACAAAGGCAGCAGTATTTCAAACAGAATTGTGGTCAGGAAGAAACCAAGACAGACAGGCCATTCTTGGAAAGAGCAAAGCAGATTATTTCTGCTAATGAGGAGGATCTCGCTGGGTTTGCACAACTGCAGATCTCAGGTCAGAGATCTCTAGGCTTCGACCTGGAAGAAGATACACAGGAAGCTGCTCTGCCAGATGTTTTGCAGACAAGTACTGAAGGACAAACTGTGAGACCTGAAACAGTGGAGGGAAACATACCATCAGTTGATGAAATGCCAAAAAGTTACCTCCCGCAGACTGTGAGACAAGGGGGTTATATGCCTCAGTGA